In Plodia interpunctella isolate USDA-ARS_2022_Savannah chromosome 4, ilPloInte3.2, whole genome shotgun sequence, the sequence TTCCACAAcatttcttataataaatcaCATAAATACAGTATAAATAACCTAATACTAATGCCAGTGacccatattataaataccttacagactaacatacatatagataaaatattcttaatgtGGTGCACTGGGTCAGCAGTCGTCCTCGGAACCTCCGGAATACAACTCCCTTCGACATcttaatttgataatattttcttctcttCTAGTCTATGATGAACAGGGTCAACCTGACAGGCAGTCCTGAGTATGCAGTACCTACACGCATAGCTACTATTATGACTACAGATCAGTTTGGCCATTGGGTGACAAATAGTTTGCGGAAAAATACAACTTCTTGGCTGCATTACAATTTAGCGTCATTGTATTGGAAAACTAGAGGAGATGTTCCCAGATCTGTTGAATGTAGCCGCAGAGCCGTGCTTTATGCCCCAAGGTATGTCAAAATTGGTTTctttcatcaaaaaatattaatgtatcaTAAGGCAAGATGGAATGTTATAATGGGtatataaatgtcaaataatattCACTAGTTATAGTTTCTTGTCTTTAGATTCTAACTTCAGTTTTTTGTGTTCAGTTGTATGTTTACCCTTTATTTTACGTCTTTTTCCTAGATACTACAAAGACGTAGCACTTCTCAATCTCGGAGTGATGCTACACAAATCACAAAATGTGGAAGACGCGATAACAGTGCTCGGTGCCGCTGTAGACCACGAcccaaaaataataagaaatcatTATGCACTTGCTAATGCTTATGCAGTAGAAGGGGACTTCAACAGCGCCATCAAACATTATGATATATGTCTGAAGTTGAATCCTAAGTTTAAAAATGCAGATACACATAGAAATGGTGTGCTGTGtcacaaaatgttaattaaaaaaatgcttgCGTTGAAACAGTAAGTAATAttgctatttaaatatttttactagttATTGACTACATCCCCGCCCGCGGTAGGCTATGGTTAACCTCAAGTCCTAAACTATATctcgtttaaatttaatcaatatcgACCTAGTGGTGTAGCCGTTAAACCAACATACGTCAGACCTATCCCTTGAATCAATCTTGTTGTGTACAGAAGCAAATAGTTAACACAGATGACAGCCAGTATATGTATTATTCATTGATATATTCATAGAGTCATACAAACtaagtcgcaggcatcagctagaTTTGTGACATTTGTGTCAGTAGTTTGGGATGTACAGGTCAGTATAAcagaatcaaaattattttagacaGCTGTATGAGCTACAAGAGAATCTGGTGGAATTCAGCAACAGGGAAGCCATCTGGCTGAACTCGCAAACGGCTTTCTTGAAGACCATGAAACATGATCAGGATATAGGtaaaccatttttatttcatttgtattgACAGCAaatcaatttatcaaaattcattgaaatttatatctattggAAACACACCTTTCaggtataaattaattatttatttgtaaaaaaatttgtatattttcatgtacTGAAACTTATGAAATTGAAGAAATTGACAtcagtttaatattttcttgttttcaaGTTATGaactaaaaatgttattgtttatgtGTAATAGTagctttataaatttattagatttcTACAAAAACGTCGAAACCAACTGCGCAAAGATGGAAGAGATAACGGGCCTACAAATAAAAGAACTGAAGAAACTCGGGAACAAAAAccatttaatcaaatatttcttCGACCGCCTTTCGGTGAACCCTAAATGGCAAATTGAGAGAGGCGTGCACGCAATAGACTGGGTTTTTAACATCCAAAAGTTGATGTTTCATCTCCAAATGCAGACAGAACTGCAATCAGATTATGTTTACGTTGATAATTCGACTGTTCCGAAAAATGTTGGGATTTTGAAGGAAATCGGACCTTTGCCATTGTTTCCTGATATTTTCCCGGAAGTCAAAGGTATGTTGCATAAGGGATTTttccctatatatatatatataaatgttaattgttTAAGAAATAACAGTAAAATCGAATAACCCCCCACCACTTATACACGAGTGAGTAGAACAGTTAAATATAGATTGTCGTATAAagccattaaaataaaataaaaacttctatAGATGTGATATACTTGCGGTAAGAGTTTATGTTCCTACTGTAATGGATAGTACAGTAACAGTCCGTGTGCTTAGGCACCGCGATGTGTCGGAATTAACTGAGCCCCGACTCGGCTGTACTACAACTGGCGTAGATGTCATTGTAAACTTTGAATTTCCAGGTAAATTCCTCTTCGACGACAGCGATGAGAAGCCTGCGACGCCGACGCCGCCGCCGCGGGTCGAAAAGAAATCTACTCAGTCTGCATCCAAACATTTATCTGAGTTTGAAACCGGCATtgttttgtaagtaaatacgtgaataattataatgaaatagggttgacgtcaggttaTAAAATCGTAGccgaatatataaaattttacgctGACACAGCTTCGTTGCGTCACAGCTCCGGATGCAACTGGCTGTCTGCCTGACGTGTGTGTGAGTGATCActttcagattgacctaggTCTTGGATGCTtttctttatatgtatatgttataaattataatgtcgTTGATGGCGTAATAATGACGTTATATTCCCATagcacaagtttcgaactacTTTGTGTCTAAATCAATCAGTGTCATTTCTCAACATTTTCACTAGCGGTAGACCTTGGTAGAAAGCTCGTCTGCATGGGCACCTCACTCTCATCCCTTTCTGCCGCCAAACAGCAGTCCTTGGAGTGTTTTGTTTCGCCTTGAAGGTTGAGAGgttacagggtactgtggcaaaagctGTGACGCCCCTGGTATTGCAGACGTTGATAGGCTGTGACCACTTACTACGAGCTGGGCCGTATGCATGTTTGCCTGGTTggtggtataaaaaatatatatactatttaattaagtgGAATTTCAGGTACCCGTCCACAATGAAAGTCAGCCGTAACACAGAGGATTTCGACCGCGAATCCGATTGGCCCTCGACGCGGCTGTGCGAGGAGTCAGCCTCCACGGTTCCTGACAACTTGGAGGCCATATTCCCCGTGTTCTTGCCTTTTGAGAATAAGGGTATCCAGTgagtatgaaattaaatttgaatttttattcaattttatcattaacaGTGATATACCTCTCTTTTGGTCTCAATTAAATAAGAAGATTGTTTCTCTATCTTTTTAGTCCAAATTAAATGCAAATTATTATTGCTTCTTATTCATAGTGATGAACGAATAACTACTCAATAGGCtgatttttaaagatttttgaattgaaatttgaggatattttacaatttttatgagATTGTAGACGGAGAAGAAAAAACTATAAGCTTCGTTATATTTTTCGTGTCGGTCGTACAAGAAAAAGAGACGTTTATTAGAAACACGCAAGAAATGGGCGATTagcgttatttatttattatatcatccGTTTTTCatagtgattttataaaacCTATCCTACCGATGAGGTAGGCCGGGAAATGATTGTCTATATAATGTCATTACGCCACCTGGTTTTCTATGTCTTCGAACGGCAACTTTTTTAGAAATGTTACAAACagtaattgtattaaaattattgttttacgtTATCACGAAATTTTTGAGTTAGTCCATCAAGTTATACTATTGGTTATACGgtataacagaaaaaaaaacaatccgTTTGCCTGCCCATAATAGTAGaacttctttaaaaaaaaatgaaaattaggcTTAATGGAAACAAATGTAACCTTGTGTACTTGCAGGTTAAAATCATTGCTGACACACAAGATAGGCGTGCCTGCCGATGTGGAGCACGATGTACCGTGGCACCCCCCGACATGCGCACTGGATAAAACTGCGGCGTTCTCCAAAAAATcgcaaaagtaagtttttatattcatgCGACTTAAGGTGCGCTTACACGAGGACAATCATTGCTCGGCGACACGAATGGACCGATCTAGAGCAGGGAAGGAGTGGGTGCTCCCAACGCTTTATATTCTTTCTTCTTATCGGGTGTGTTACTGCCACtggtttcagattttattctagtcgcttaaaggcatctgacatgacttttacaccTACCGCTATCTAGTGGCAATTAGTATATACTAGTAAATTAAACTCCAACGCGTTTAGAGCTAAATCCAGGGCTGtgacttgtaaaaaatatttcatacacGTCTTTCGTGTTTTGTGACAACCGCTGACTACATTGTCAAAGCTGGCGTCTGTCTGATGTTGAAGATTTGTATGAATCTGATTAAACtgtgctaatattataaataggaatGTCTGTTATACtatcaataattatgtttGCTGGACAATTTTTAAACGATTACCGATTTATCTGAAGATTTGAGGTCGAACTTGACCttacaataaacaaacaaacttgcatttatatatataactctcATATTTCCGTAGGCAACAAATTACCATAGAGGTGCAGCCCCCGGCGTACCTGCGACGGAAGTTATTACACTACGCCGGAGACGGTGACCCGGAAGTCGCCCGTCACATGCAGGAAGCGGAGATTGGACAGAGAATATACGCTGTCATGCAAAAGGTACGGTCTTATTACGTTGTAgttgtggttccgccctaaataGGACCACTGCATATCTTATTGTATTCTTACAAATgttttagtgaaaaaaaaatccttgaacgttttcattaaaattaaattaatcaaaatcttTTCTATTACAGAAATTAGCTCCAAAATGGATAGTGTACACTCTCGCGTCTCTCTATTGGCGCGTGCGCGGCAACAATATTAACGCGTTAAATTGTTTGTTGCCCGCGAGCAAAATTGtggaaaataagtataaagatGTAGTGTTGTTGTCTTTGTCTTCTGTCTATTTGGAGATGGGGTACTTTGATGAGGCGCTGGCCGCTGCCGAGGCCGCATTTCGCATTGGTTTATATGAggtatgtattgtttttatttaataaaatttgtttgtaacacAAAATCATAGTATATTTATgaagaatagaaaatattattcttaaatacaaaattcaagcggatttttgacaattttttgttgtaattgtaaatacaaaatggaGTCGTTGATGCTAGCAGAGAAACACGCGGTGGTGTtagcatttatatatttcgaaCGTCTCCATTTAAGCcagcaatatataaaaaatactgaccCTCcacatcaattttattttatcggattatctaatttattttttgaatcatgaaaaacatttaaattaagaacACGTTCCTGCCAATATTTCTTTTGTCGTCGAACCGAATGAATATTTCGAATCGAGAATACGATTTAAAATGAGAACACGTTCCTGGCAGCCAGCGACGAACTTCCAGCTGTCGCAGCTGAACATGGTGAAGAAGCACCGCAACACGCACGTGTTCCACCTGAAGCAGACGCTGCGCGCGGAGCCGCAGTTCATGAGCGGCGTGCCGCGCGCGCTGCTGCTGGGCTGGGCGTGCTTGCTCAAGCGACTCAACTCGGTTCAGgatttaggtacttaccttGCTCATTTTTCCCTTTTCCCCCCCTATGTTCTCAGGTAGTTCCTCGACAAATTCTTTCGAATGAACTTTTTTGTGACGAAAGCTCTTTTATTATCTTACTgatttttccccttttttcccCCTATGTTCTCATGTAGTTCCTCGACAAATTCTTTCGAATGAAGTTTTTTGTGACGAAAGCTCTTTTATTATCTTACTgatttttccccttttttcccCCTATGTTCTCATGTAGTTCCTCGACAAATTCTTTCGAATGAAGTTTTTTGTGACGAAAGCTCTTTTATTACCTTACTgatttttcccctttttttcCCCCTATGTTCTCAGTagtttcaacttttttatgacGGTCTTACTgatttttccccttttttcccCCTATGTTCTCATGTAGTTCCTCGACAAATTCTTTCGAATGAAGTTTTTTGTGACGAAAGCTCTTTTATTACCTTACTgatttttccccttttttcccCCTATGTTCTCAGTAGTTCCAACTTTTTTATGACGGTCTTACTgatttttccccttttttcccCCTATGTTCTCATGTAGTTCCTCGACAAATTCTTTCGAATGAACTTTTTTGTGACGAAAGCTCTTTTATTACCTTACTgatttttccccttttttcccCCTATGTTCTCAGTAGTTCCAACTTTTTCATGACGGTAGCTAGCTTCAATTGTGACACTGTCCTTAGTAGTTTCTCAATTATTCTGTGCGATCAGCTAAAAAAGTCGTGGTAACCCAAATCAACCCTCCTTgcgaatgttattgttgctcATTAGCTATCAAGACGTTTTATCCCTTAATCATCTTGCACAAAATCCACCGGATGGTATGAAACGAACTAGTCCTATTTTAGAGCGAAAGCACACGCcacctattttaatttatagtatgtactaagaaaataattttttcttgTCGCAGTCAAtcgatacattttataacttttatgtacttataagaaaaaaaaaactttttcaacatacatcaacatttttttataatatgtaacaatAACTTATATCTTCTCTTGCTTCCAGATTTCGGCGAAGGTGATTACTGTACGCAAGTAGAGCCGGGTATGAGTATGGTGTGCGAAAAGGACGGCTCCAACTGTCACGTCACCAACATACAGTGCTTCAGTAACAAAGAGAAAGACAAAGGTCGGTTTATCAACCATTGACCTTGaccattatattttgtattgcaatggcaaataAGTGATAGTGcgttaaaatagtttttactaaatgttgcccggggcttcgctctcgtgagaattttgagacaaaatatagcttatagcaatcttggctaatgtatctttctaatggtgaaagatttttttaaatcggtgtggtagtttcggagattacacgcctcaaacatacaaactcacaaagtcacaaactcacaaacctctttataataatagtatagatttattattatctttattttggTAAACGCAGAAGTAAAAGTGACGAGTATAACAATAGTTATAACATGTTATTTACTTAACTTTAACCTTAACTTAACCATTGCCTGCCGCATTGGTAAAAATACTGTATCACAGGCAGTTTTGAGCAATCCCTCGTTAGTAACAAACAATCcactatacaaatatattataatatagaaaagatttttacaaaaatgacatttttgccacaagcttttagtGTGTCAGGGAGATGTAGCATTAAACTCCTAGCAAAAAAaaccatgtccgtgctgtaaactgttgaggagtcccctcgttgggagccgatcatGGGTGCACAATcaagtcatgcttatcataataatgtattgtcatggaaactaaagcgacgtgggaaatttcaactctttaGGACTGGAAATAGgggaaatctaacttgcatgatttgattacagaaagacaaacaaacatgcgaaactaaataaaagcgtGTAAAAATACAGGAACACTAATTACTATAActatatgtggccgtccaaatcaaaagggaccttatggcgcccggcacttacgctATTATTgcctttgttttgtattcgaacaacagCAATAatgacctaagtgccagccgccataaggtccatTTTGATTTAGACGGCCACATATGGTGTTATTTGAAGTGAGTTTCTTATCTTTATATACAcgatttatttgtgtattttcttCCACCAGAGACCAGCACAATAGTCCGCATGCTAGAAAAGAGACACAAATACGGTCATCGGTCGTCAGCGGATGTCATGAACGACGCCATCTTTAACGATTTCATACAGAATATGCCGGTTGACCGCGCAGATGTCGCGGCGCACGAGAAGAACTTCCGGTCGCTGCTCAAGGTCATCCACCCCAAGATGGAGGGTTGCGGGTCGAAAGGGTGCACAGGTTAGTTTCACTGTCTAGTTTTACATTTCTCATACTTGGATAGTATACAGTCTGtcacacacaaaatctactagatggAATTGGATGCGGTTTGCACAGTTGTGTAGCGGATGGTTCaacataaaatttggtataggtTATAACATCGCAATAAGTTACTTAGAACctgagatattgacaataataagttataagcGGGCGAACCCGCGGGCAAAACCTAGTCATCAATACCTGTAGAATCGttggaaaatgtattttctctTTGATATATTTGCTTGGTCAATATCTCCTGAAAaggtgtaaaaataaaataaaagtacataataataaaactcttTAATTTCACTATAAACAAATGAAGGAGTACATACCAGTACATACCCGTAATGTACAATATCGGTAAAGCAATCTCTTATGCCGATTCCACACTATCGTGGACAAACCCGAACTTGCacgattcggcatacattgctggattttcattgcgataaataaaagctctcatacaaaataCGCAACGTTCATGTATCTGTCCAAGTTGGGCGATAGTGTTTAAGTCAGTCTACGACTGAGAATAgtgtgttttaaatttttcgtattgttgtttgtttctcaGGAATGACGCCAGAAGATTTAGGtataaaagaagaagaatgcaCATTTCAAGATGCACAATTAGCATACTGGCTTCATATATTCAGTTTTCGCGAGTTGCTAGAAGAAACTAATTCGAAGTAAGGTTTTATTTAGTACTAGctctgcggcttcgcccgcgtgaatttatctgcgaaagggGAATAgatgattttcatataaactttcaccccTAATTATAATCATTTGAGGATTAATTTTTGGacaaaaagtaacctatgtttgaacgcggGTCTtgaactacatgcataccaaatttcactaaaatttgtccagcggtttagccgttatagaggaacaaacagacagctagatagacagacagactttcgcatttataatattatagtatggatacaaaacaaaaaaaatatttatgtaggtaatttaataataaaggtgtaaaacaacaattttagtGCCTATGTTAACATTAcgcttataattatttacattttataaataaaatataacaataatataaattcgtTG encodes:
- the LOC128669464 gene encoding tetratricopeptide repeat protein 17; translated protein: MVRYTLTTMFIKCLWLVNLCTTNIHATTHWMVTETGLIQPREDSPFVMSHPYDLISFLNQDTRWINIHNLYHDLWRRQQVINKMWKDVEKNADYNILLSKDKNCVKISPLRSLDWDIAPVDVGKNLEKSIPEEDLLLYSPSYGHDTEVPDCKKISSLTFSMFAFEHLKSMMNRVNLTGSPEYAVPTRIATIMTTDQFGHWVTNSLRKNTTSWLHYNLASLYWKTRGDVPRSVECSRRAVLYAPRYYKDVALLNLGVMLHKSQNVEDAITVLGAAVDHDPKIIRNHYALANAYAVEGDFNSAIKHYDICLKLNPKFKNADTHRNGVLCHKMLIKKMLALKQQLYELQENLVEFSNREAIWLNSQTAFLKTMKHDQDIDFYKNVETNCAKMEEITGLQIKELKKLGNKNHLIKYFFDRLSVNPKWQIERGVHAIDWVFNIQKLMFHLQMQTELQSDYVYVDNSTVPKNVGILKEIGPLPLFPDIFPEVKGKFLFDDSDEKPATPTPPPRVEKKSTQSASKHLSEFETGIVLYPSTMKVSRNTEDFDRESDWPSTRLCEESASTVPDNLEAIFPVFLPFENKGIQLKSLLTHKIGVPADVEHDVPWHPPTCALDKTAAFSKKSQKQQITIEVQPPAYLRRKLLHYAGDGDPEVARHMQEAEIGQRIYAVMQKKLAPKWIVYTLASLYWRVRGNNINALNCLLPASKIVENKYKDVVLLSLSSVYLEMGYFDEALAAAEAAFRIGLYEPATNFQLSQLNMVKKHRNTHVFHLKQTLRAEPQFMSGVPRALLLGWACLLKRLNSVQDLDFGEGDYCTQVEPGMSMVCEKDGSNCHVTNIQCFSNKEKDKETSTIVRMLEKRHKYGHRSSADVMNDAIFNDFIQNMPVDRADVAAHEKNFRSLLKVIHPKMEGCGSKGCTGMTPEDLGIKEEECTFQDAQLAYWLHIFSFRELLEETNSNLPQEIASITPSNKKVPECRIYSDTPDFFLEKMSRVDTEGWDPMLSLMHQFAEVFNLYDYIALGAKIAKYMESKPRSWTGAVAAAWWCGAGGRGACAARCSAAALSLAPRALRTHALRPLAAMLHLHSKLKDGKEMAYLSFYLQPKHKVETFLLAVSHSYLKEYEEAVWLYRYTLTLDPKFAPAKACLHATMCVLLYGNSSND